CTCCCTGGGCCTGCGGACGCACTTCGCGGACGTGATCGGCGACGATCCCGAGGGGCGACTCGTGCTGGCCCGCTACGAGGAGGCCGGACTGTCCTTCGCCCATCGGATCCATCCGAGCGGCACCCGGCGCAGCGTCAACCTGGTGGATCCGCACGGTGTGCGGGTCTCGCTCTACGACGGCCGGCATCCGCCGGACATGGCGGTGAGCCCGGACCTCTACCGGGGGGAGCTGGGCCGCACCCGGCACGCGCACGTCTCACTCGTCGACTGGGCGCGGCACGCGCTGGCGGACGCGGTCGACGCGGGGCTGTCCACCTCCACCGATCTGCACAACTGGGACGGCCGGGACGAGTACCGGGAGGACTTCGCCTACGGCGCCGATCTGGTGTTCCTGTCCGCCGGTGCCATCGGCGACCGGATGGAGGAGGTGTCCGAGTCCATCCTGACCCGGGGCCGGGCGAAGGCCGTGGTCGTCATGGCGGGCGGGCGCGGGAGCTATCTGAAGCTGTCCGGCCGGCCGTTGCGGCACGTGCGTCCGATGGCGGTGCCGGCGGCGGAGGTCGTGGACACCAACGGCGCAGGGGACAGCTACGTCGCCGGGTTCCTCTACGCCTGGCTGTCCGGGCGGGACTGGGAGACGTGTACCAGGGCGGGCTCGCTGGCCGGGGCACATGCCGTGCGTTCGGCCGGTACGCACACCTCGTTCATCACGTCGGAGGAGCTGAACCGTGCTCTGGACCGAGCAGGCTGAGGGCCAGCCCGTGGCGGTCGGTCGTCAGGTGTTCGCCGGCCAGCACGATGCTGTCCCGTACGGTCACGTCCCGGGCCACCGTTGCGCCGGGAAGCACCACCGAGCGGAGCACGCGCGCCCCGCGTTCGATCCGGCAGCCCGGGTGCAGCACGCTCTGTTCGACCACCGTGCTCCCGGGGAGTTCCGTGCCGAGCAGACTGCCCCGGTCCGGATCGAAGCGCGGCGCGGCACTGCGCAGGGTCCGGGGAAGTGCGTCGGGCGGGATCGGGTGCGGCTGCCGCAGCAGCTTCAACTGTTCGGCGTGGTAACGGTCTACGGTGCCGATGTCCGCCCAGTAGCCGGGGACGGGGAACGCCCGGACGGGTCGGTCCTGCGCGATCATGCGGGGCAGCACGTCGCGGCTGATGTCGTGTTGCCAGGGGTCATCACCGGCCGTCAGGTCGCCGAGCACCTCCCGGAGGGCATCGATGCGGATCAGGCAGAAGGCCGTGAAGATGAGATCCGAGGTCGGGTCGGACGGTTTCTCGACGAGCGCGCGCACGCGCAGATCGGCGTCCACCTCGACCATTCCGAACAGCTTCACGTACCTGCGCTCGATGCGCTGGACACCGATGGTGCAGTGTGCCCCCGAGGCGCGGTGCGCGGCCACCATCGGTCGGTAGTCGAAGACGTAGACGTGGTCGGCGTGTTGGACGAGCAGATCGCTCGCACCCGGTGCGAAGAGGTGCTCCGCGTTGGCCAGGAGTGCGTCCGCGGTGCCGCGTTCGGTCGGGCGGGCCGGAAGGGTGCGGCCGGGGCCCGGTGCGTCGTCGCCGCGGAGCAGTTCGTCATGGGGCCCGAAGTGCAGCCTGGTGCCCGGGTGGTAGTCCCAGTGCGTCATCACGTGGTGGACCAGGTCGGACTCGCGGTGCAGGGAGAGCAGCACCACCTCGGGCAGCCCGGAGCGGACGGCGTTCGCCAGGCTGAAGTCGACCAGCCGGCAGGACGCCGCGTACGGGACGAGCGGCTTGCAGGTCCTCGCGGTCAGCGGTCCCATGCGTTCGCCCAGCCCGCCCGCCAGGAGGGCGCCGCGTACTCCGTCCATGCTCACCAGGTCCTCCCCCGGGCCGCGGTCTCCGGCAGCAGCCCTCGCAGCACCGCCAGCGAGTTGGCCATGCCCTGCTCCGTCGGAAGGAGCGCGTCCTCGTGCTCCACGTAGACGACCCCGCGGTAGCCCTCGTCGAGCAGGGCCGCCACCACGGAGGGCCAGGGCAGCTCGCCGGAGCCGAGGGCTCGGAAGCGGATCGCCGGCCCCGGACCGTAGCGGGTCCAGCCGGCACCGCGCGGATCCCGTGGGTCACGCCACCGTTCGAGGTCCTTGGCGTGCACGGCGGCGACGTGGCCGTCCCAGCCCCGCACGGCGGCCACCGGGTCATGGCCCACCGCGGCGAGGTTCGCCGGGTCGAGGCAGAGCCGTGCCCCGGGGACGGCGGTGAGCAGCGCCCTCGCGCTCGCCGGGTCGTAGACCACCTGCTTCGGGTGCGGTTCCACGAGGACCTGCACACCGAGGCGCTCGGCCAGTTCGAGCACCGGCGCCGCCGCCCGCGACCAGGCCTCGATGTTGTCCTGCCAGCTCACGTCGCTGCCCCACCACGACAGCCAGCGGCCGAGGTCCGGCACGCCCAGCATCAGCCTGGCCTGCGGGGCGCCGATCCCGGCCGCCAGCCGGACGGTGCCGAGGGCGGCCCGCAGTCCGTACGCCCGCTTGGCCTCGGCCGGGCCCGCCAGCACCGCGTCGGTGTGCGGGCCGTGCGGTCCGAGCAGGAGCTGCGTGTCGCGGCTGTTGCTGACGCAACCCACCTCGATCCCGGCCGCGCCGAGCGTGGACCGCAACGCGCGGTGGTGGCTCGCGTCGTCCAGGCGGTCGCCGTCGACCAGCCGGAAGGTACGGTCGGCCGGCAGGTCGACCACGCCCACGCCGCTCCGGGCGGCGACCCGCAGCGCGTCCTCCAGGCCGAGGGGTGCGAGCGCCGCGAGGCACAGTCCCACTGCGATCGGTCCTGGCATCATCGCGCCTCACCTCCGTCCAGCTGTCTGCGCCACACCCAGCGCCCGGCGACGGAAGCGGGCAGGTCGTGCTCGTGCGCGCGCAGGGCGGCGAGCACCGCGTGGGCCGGATCGTCGACGACCACGGGTGGGCGATCGGCGCCGAGCTCCTTCACGATCCGGTGGCACAGCGCCTCGGCGAACGCCGGGCAGCCGTGGAACACGCCGCCTCCGAGAGCCGCCGACCAGCCGTCCGTCAGCCCCGCCGCGTCGCGGACCGCACGCACTCCGCCGACGAGCTCCGTGATCGCGGCGCGCACCACCCGGGCGGCCACGGCGTCGCCGTCCAGCCAGCAGCGGCAGACGACGGCGGACAGCGCGGCCACCGCGGCCTTGGGGAAGGGCTCGGCGGCGAGCCGGCGGGCCAGCTCGGGCACCGAGGATCCGGTGTGCTCGGCGAGCGCCGGGCCGAGCGCCGTCGGCGCCCCCCGGCCGTCGGCGCCCCGGACGGCCGCGCGCAGGCCGCCCAGGCCGAGGGCGAACGCGCTGCCCTCGTCGCTGCCCAGGTACTCGCAGCCTCCGACCGAGGCGGGTGGGCGGATCCCGTCGCTCGCGAGGAAGCCCGAACCCGTCCCGCTCACCACGGCGACGCCCCTTCCGCCGAGTGGGGGAGCGAGGAGCAGCGGCACGATGTCCCGTGAGATCACCAGCGTCCCGGTGAGGCCGGACCGTTCCGCCAGACGGCCCAGCCGGTCGAGCTCGCGCTGCGGTTCGTCGGCGTCGACCCCTGCGGTCGCCAGCCAGCCGGTCGACGGCCCGCCGCCCAGGCCGCGGGCGATGGCGCGCAGCAGTCCGAGCAGGGTGTGGTCGGCAGCCGAGGCCCCGACCGAGGCGGGGTTCACCGAACCCTCTCGCCACCGAGTCCCGTCGTCCAGTAGTGCCGTGGTGCGGCTGCCCCCGGCATCGATGACCCAGTTCCTCACGGTTCGCACCTGTGTGGTCGCTTTCCGTCGATCCTTGGGGGTCACGGTATCCGGAGCAACGCGGCTGGTCCTGTCGACGGTGGCGGGATGCCCTCTGAGTGGACGGAGCGCAGGTGCGGCGAAGTGGCGGAGTGGTCGGACTGCTGGCGCCGGCGGTCAGCTGGGGTCTGTTCTGGGGCGGCTGGGCCGCGCTGCTGCCCGGGATCAAGGCGGAGCTCGCGTTGACCGACCAGCAGCTCGGCCTGTCCCTGTTCGCGATCCCCGTCGCCGCGGTGCCGGCGATGCTGCTCACCGGGCCGCTGGCCCACCGGCTGGCGCAGTACACCCTGCCCGTTGTCACGGCGGCCTTCGGCGTGGGCGTTCTGCTGGTGGGACTCGCCCATTCGCGGGCCGCCTTCATCGGTGCCCTGCTGCTGATCGGGGCGTCGAGCGGCGGCGTCGAGGTGGGACTCAACGCGACACTGGCCGCCCAGGAGGCCAGGGACGGCCGGCGGCTGTTCAACCTGGTGCACTCCGCGACTCCGCTGGCGATGGTGGTCGCCGCGCCCGCTGCCGGCCTGGCGCGCTACCTCGGCGCCTCCCCGGAGGCGGTGCTGACGGCGATCTCGGTGCTGGTCGGCCTGAGCGCGGTGCTCGCGATCGACCGGCGGGGCTGGGAGGAACCGGCGTCGGCGGCGACGGAACGGCCCCGGCAGATGACCGGACTCCTGCTGATGCTCGGGGCGGTGGCCGCCATCGCGCTGCTGATGGAGAACAGCGTCGAACAGTGGGGTGCGATCCACCTGGTGCAGCAGCTCGGCGCGGGCCCGCTGATCGCGAGCTTCGGACCGGCGGCCTACATGGCCGGACTGTCCGCGGGGCGCATGCTCGCGCAGTGGCAGGGGGCGAGACTGCCGGATCGCACGCTGGTCTCGATCGGCGGAGTCCTCGGCGGCGCCGGTCTCGCCGTCGGCGCGGCCGCCTGGAGCGTGCCGTGGGCCGTCGTGGGCTACGCGGTCGCCGGGGGCGGACTGGCACCCGTGGTGCCCACGCTGCTCTCGGCGGTCGGCCGCGGCATCGACCCCGCGCGGCGCGCACGGACGATCTCCGCCGTGACGACCGTCTCCTACGCCGGCTTCCTGGTCAGCCCGCCGCTGGTCGGCACCCTCGCCGGTGCCGTCGGCCTGTCCGCGGCGCTCGGCACGGTGGCGGCCTGTGGGGTGCTCGTGGCGGCGGGCGGTCAGCTCCTTCGCCGACTCGCGGACGGCCCGACTGGAGGAGATGCATGACGGACCATCGGCTTCGCGTTCTGGTCGTCGGCGCGGGCTACCTCGCCAGCCAGGTGGGCGAACGGCTCAGTGCCCTCGGACACACCGTCACCCTCAGCTCGCGCCACCGACCCGCCACCGCGCACGGCCGGCACCTCGGCTGGCACCCCGTCGACGCCGGTGACCGCCGGTCCGTCCACGCCCTGCTCGCCGCGACCGGACCGGATGCCGTCGTCGTCGCCCACGGTCCGTCCGACATCACCTGGTGCGAGGCCAACCCCGAGCAGGCGATGGCGGCCCACCGCGGCGGCGCCCGCTACCTGGCCGAGGCGCTCGGGAGCCGCAGAGCGCTGCTGATCTCCACCGACAACGTCTTCCCCGGCAGCAGGAGCAGCTACGGCGAGTACGACCGCGCCGAGCCCGCCAACGTCTACGGCCGCGCGAAACTCGCCGCCGAGGACACGCTGCTGGCCACCGGCGACGTCCTCGTCCTGCGGGTGAGCCTCGTCTACGGTTGGGACCGCGACGGTCTGCGGCCGAACTTCTTCACCACCTGTGCGCAGGAGCTGAGCAGGGGCCGAACCGTGGCGGTACCGGACGACCAC
The nucleotide sequence above comes from Streptomyces kaniharaensis. Encoded proteins:
- a CDS encoding carbohydrate kinase family protein; amino-acid sequence: MTEWDVVVVGGVGVDTIVRVPQLPLPARETIKVPPIRQYVGHTGNGVALGCHSLGLRTHFADVIGDDPEGRLVLARYEEAGLSFAHRIHPSGTRRSVNLVDPHGVRVSLYDGRHPPDMAVSPDLYRGELGRTRHAHVSLVDWARHALADAVDAGLSTSTDLHNWDGRDEYREDFAYGADLVFLSAGAIGDRMEEVSESILTRGRAKAVVVMAGGRGSYLKLSGRPLRHVRPMAVPAAEVVDTNGAGDSYVAGFLYAWLSGRDWETCTRAGSLAGAHAVRSAGTHTSFITSEELNRALDRAG
- a CDS encoding sugar phosphate nucleotidyltransferase, whose protein sequence is MDGVRGALLAGGLGERMGPLTARTCKPLVPYAASCRLVDFSLANAVRSGLPEVVLLSLHRESDLVHHVMTHWDYHPGTRLHFGPHDELLRGDDAPGPGRTLPARPTERGTADALLANAEHLFAPGASDLLVQHADHVYVFDYRPMVAAHRASGAHCTIGVQRIERRYVKLFGMVEVDADLRVRALVEKPSDPTSDLIFTAFCLIRIDALREVLGDLTAGDDPWQHDISRDVLPRMIAQDRPVRAFPVPGYWADIGTVDRYHAEQLKLLRQPHPIPPDALPRTLRSAAPRFDPDRGSLLGTELPGSTVVEQSVLHPGCRIERGARVLRSVVLPGATVARDVTVRDSIVLAGEHLTTDRHGLALSLLGPEHGSAPPT
- a CDS encoding sugar phosphate isomerase/epimerase family protein — translated: MGLCLAALAPLGLEDALRVAARSGVGVVDLPADRTFRLVDGDRLDDASHHRALRSTLGAAGIEVGCVSNSRDTQLLLGPHGPHTDAVLAGPAEAKRAYGLRAALGTVRLAAGIGAPQARLMLGVPDLGRWLSWWGSDVSWQDNIEAWSRAAAPVLELAERLGVQVLVEPHPKQVVYDPASARALLTAVPGARLCLDPANLAAVGHDPVAAVRGWDGHVAAVHAKDLERWRDPRDPRGAGWTRYGPGPAIRFRALGSGELPWPSVVAALLDEGYRGVVYVEHEDALLPTEQGMANSLAVLRGLLPETAARGRTW
- a CDS encoding BadF/BadG/BcrA/BcrD ATPase family protein, yielding MRNWVIDAGGSRTTALLDDGTRWREGSVNPASVGASAADHTLLGLLRAIARGLGGGPSTGWLATAGVDADEPQRELDRLGRLAERSGLTGTLVISRDIVPLLLAPPLGGRGVAVVSGTGSGFLASDGIRPPASVGGCEYLGSDEGSAFALGLGGLRAAVRGADGRGAPTALGPALAEHTGSSVPELARRLAAEPFPKAAVAALSAVVCRCWLDGDAVAARVVRAAITELVGGVRAVRDAAGLTDGWSAALGGGVFHGCPAFAEALCHRIVKELGADRPPVVVDDPAHAVLAALRAHEHDLPASVAGRWVWRRQLDGGEAR
- a CDS encoding MFS transporter encodes the protein MRRSGGVVGLLAPAVSWGLFWGGWAALLPGIKAELALTDQQLGLSLFAIPVAAVPAMLLTGPLAHRLAQYTLPVVTAAFGVGVLLVGLAHSRAAFIGALLLIGASSGGVEVGLNATLAAQEARDGRRLFNLVHSATPLAMVVAAPAAGLARYLGASPEAVLTAISVLVGLSAVLAIDRRGWEEPASAATERPRQMTGLLLMLGAVAAIALLMENSVEQWGAIHLVQQLGAGPLIASFGPAAYMAGLSAGRMLAQWQGARLPDRTLVSIGGVLGGAGLAVGAAAWSVPWAVVGYAVAGGGLAPVVPTLLSAVGRGIDPARRARTISAVTTVSYAGFLVSPPLVGTLAGAVGLSAALGTVAACGVLVAAGGQLLRRLADGPTGGDA
- a CDS encoding SDR family oxidoreductase, yielding MTDHRLRVLVVGAGYLASQVGERLSALGHTVTLSSRHRPATAHGRHLGWHPVDAGDRRSVHALLAATGPDAVVVAHGPSDITWCEANPEQAMAAHRGGARYLAEALGSRRALLISTDNVFPGSRSSYGEYDRAEPANVYGRAKLAAEDTLLATGDVLVLRVSLVYGWDRDGLRPNFFTTCAQELSRGRTVAVPDDHWNSPVLIDDVAVWTTTLLASAHTGIVHLGGPRRVSRLAWARHIAGCCGADPALVRTAPQRSTVYACRPRNACLHSERAPHLPELAGLDPVDVLEASNRLIAQEKECR